From the genome of Streptomyces sp. NBC_00659, one region includes:
- a CDS encoding beta-ketoacyl-[acyl-carrier-protein] synthase family protein: protein MRRVVITGIGVVAPGGVGTKEFWSVLTAGRTATRGITLFDPAQFRSRIAAEVDFDADAHGFTAAEAQRLDRAAQFALVSAREAVADSGLDGQLDPLRTGVTLGSAVGCTTGLDVEYAKVSEGGAHWLVDHTRAVPHLFDYFVPSSLAAEVARSVGAQGPVSLVSTGCTSGLDSVGHAVELIREGSTDVMVTGATEAPISPITLACFDAIKATTSRNDEPQTASRPFDRTRNGFVLGEGSAVLVVEELQHARRRGAHVYAEIAGFASRSNAYHMTGLRSDGREMAEAITAALDEARLAPGDVDYINAHGSGTKQNDRHETTAFKRGLGSRAYEVPISSIKSMIGHSLGAIGALEVAASALAIEHGTVPPTANLHEPDPACDLDYTPLVAREQVTDTVLTVGSGFGGFQSAMILTRPHLGVSV, encoded by the coding sequence ATGAGACGGGTTGTGATCACCGGAATCGGAGTGGTCGCCCCGGGTGGAGTGGGCACCAAGGAGTTCTGGTCGGTGCTCACCGCGGGCCGCACCGCCACCCGTGGCATCACCCTGTTCGACCCTGCCCAGTTCCGTTCGCGCATCGCCGCGGAGGTGGACTTCGACGCCGACGCGCACGGGTTCACCGCGGCCGAGGCCCAACGGCTCGACCGTGCGGCGCAGTTCGCGCTGGTCAGTGCCCGCGAGGCGGTGGCCGACAGCGGACTGGACGGGCAGCTCGACCCGCTGCGCACCGGGGTCACGCTCGGCAGCGCCGTCGGCTGCACCACCGGCCTCGACGTCGAGTACGCGAAGGTCAGCGAGGGCGGCGCCCACTGGCTGGTCGACCACACACGCGCCGTTCCGCATCTGTTCGACTACTTCGTGCCCAGCTCGCTGGCCGCCGAGGTCGCCCGCAGCGTCGGCGCCCAGGGCCCGGTGTCGCTGGTGTCCACGGGCTGCACCTCGGGCCTGGACTCCGTCGGGCACGCGGTCGAGCTGATCCGCGAGGGCAGCACCGACGTCATGGTCACGGGCGCGACCGAGGCGCCGATCTCCCCGATCACCCTGGCCTGCTTCGACGCGATCAAGGCCACCACGTCCCGCAACGACGAGCCGCAGACCGCCTCGCGGCCCTTCGACCGCACCCGCAACGGGTTCGTGCTCGGCGAGGGTTCGGCCGTCCTGGTCGTCGAGGAGCTTCAGCACGCCCGCCGCCGCGGCGCGCATGTGTACGCCGAGATCGCGGGCTTCGCCAGCCGCAGCAACGCCTACCACATGACCGGCCTGCGCTCGGACGGCAGGGAGATGGCGGAGGCCATCACCGCCGCCCTGGACGAGGCCCGGCTCGCCCCCGGCGACGTCGACTACATCAACGCCCACGGCTCGGGCACCAAGCAGAACGACCGGCACGAGACGACCGCGTTCAAGCGCGGTCTCGGCTCCCGGGCGTACGAGGTGCCCATCAGCTCCATCAAGTCGATGATCGGCCACTCGCTCGGCGCGATCGGCGCCCTCGAGGTGGCCGCCAGCGCCCTGGCCATCGAGCACGGCACCGTGCCGCCCACGGCCAATCTGCACGAACCCGACCCCGCCTGCGACC